From the Hevea brasiliensis isolate MT/VB/25A 57/8 unplaced genomic scaffold, ASM3005281v1 Scaf110, whole genome shotgun sequence genome, one window contains:
- the LOC131169238 gene encoding heptahelical transmembrane protein 1-like, which yields MDVGVFSKRKIPRKMDLHQTPCSVVVSPQKAYKNKQKKKKGGDLEDHGTQNEANKRYAFMSFWELPEYMKDNEFILRYYRVNWPLKEAFFSIFRWHNETLNIWTHLLGFLLFGGLTMANVLEVPQVADLLGLFTRSILTSAKANVSNNSKEFFLGTTKLLDLKQVASPKMDTKLPGTSVIRWPFYLFLGGSMFCLFSSSICHLFSCHSRNLNIILLRIDYVGITTMIITSFFPPIFYIFQCDSHWQYVYLGGITAMGIFTIITLLSPTLSTGKCHVFRALLFCSMGLFGIVPAVHASIVNWSNPKRYTVLAYESSMALFYLTGTGFYISRIPERLKPGWFDLACHSHQIFHVFVVLGALAHYGATLVFLEYRDRVGC from the exons ATGGATGTTGGCGTCTTCTCGAAGAGGAAAATTCCCAGGAAAATGGATCTTCATCAAACACCTTGCTCTGTCGTCGTTTCTCCTCAAAAAGCTTACAAGAataagcagaagaagaagaaagggggtGATCTCGAGGATCATGGCACCCAGAACGAAGCGAATAAACGGTACGCTTTTATGTCGTTTTGGGAGTTGCCGGAGTACATGAAGGATAATGAGTTCATACTGCGTTATTACCGTGTCAATTGGCCTCTTAAAGAAGCTTTCTTTAGTATTTTTCGTTGGCATAATGAAACGCTTAATATATGGAC ACATCTACTTGGATTTTTACTTTTTGGGGGGTTGACTATGGCCAATGTATTGGAAGTTCCTCAGGTAGCGGATCTTCTCGGCCTGTTTACCAG GTCAATTCTTACTAGTGCAAAGGCAAATGTTTCCAATAATTCAAAGGAATTCTTCTTG ggaACTACAAAACTCCTAGATTTGAAGCAGGTAGCATCTCCCAAAATGGACACAAAACTGCCAGGAACATCTGTCATCCGGTGGCCATTCTATTTATTCCTAGGCGGCTCTATGTTCTGCCTCTTTTCAAGCAGCATCTGCCATCTCTTTTCTTGCCATTCACGCAATCTAAACATTATCTTGCTACGCATAGACTACGTGGGTATCACCACAATGATAATCACCTCATTTTTCCCTCCAATCTTTTACATCTTCCAATGTGACTCACATTGGCAATATGTATATCTTGGTGGAATCACAGCAATGGGGATTTTTACCATTATAACATTGCTTTCTCCGACTCTGTCGACCGGAAAATGTCATGTTTTCCGAGCTCTTCTCTTCTGCTCAATGGGGCTTTTTGGCATCGTCCCCGCAGTACATGCTTCAATTGTGAATTGGAGTAATCCCAAGCGATACACAGTTCTAGCTTATGAATCTTCCATGGCTTTATTTTACTTGACTGGCACTGGTTTTTACATTAGCAGGATTCCAGAGAGGTTAAAGCCTGGATGGTTTGAtctagcatgccatagccatcaGATTTTCCATGTTTTTGTGGTATTGGGAGCATTGGCTCATTATGGTGCTACCCTTGTATTCTTGGAGTATCGTGACCGTGTGGGATGCTAA